From the genome of Amycolatopsis sp. NBC_01488, one region includes:
- a CDS encoding VOC family protein, translating into MLDHLVYAGPDLAEAVARVTALTGVTPAPGGSHLGLGTANHLADLGAGMYLEVIGPDPAQPDPGSPRPFSIDDLTEPALVAWAVRTTDLDATIARARAHGFDPGDAVEMSRETHEGDVLRWRLTPPSAPGTLRPFLIDWGITPHPTTRGLPQIPLLMVTGTHPDPESVRRATDALGLEFLVRRANEAGLSAVLKTPEGRQVALS; encoded by the coding sequence GTGCTCGATCACCTCGTCTACGCCGGCCCGGACCTCGCCGAGGCCGTCGCCCGCGTCACCGCGCTCACCGGCGTCACGCCCGCGCCCGGCGGGAGCCACCTCGGCCTCGGCACCGCCAACCACCTCGCCGACCTCGGCGCCGGCATGTACCTGGAGGTCATCGGCCCGGACCCGGCGCAACCGGACCCCGGAAGCCCGCGGCCCTTCAGCATCGACGACCTGACCGAGCCCGCGCTCGTCGCCTGGGCCGTCCGCACCACCGACCTCGACGCGACCATCGCCCGAGCGAGAGCCCACGGCTTCGACCCCGGCGACGCCGTCGAAATGTCCCGCGAGACGCACGAGGGTGACGTCCTGCGCTGGCGCCTGACCCCGCCGAGCGCCCCGGGCACGCTCCGCCCGTTCCTCATCGACTGGGGCATCACCCCGCACCCGACGACGCGCGGCCTGCCCCAGATCCCCCTGCTCATGGTCACCGGCACCCATCCGGACCCGGAGTCGGTGCGCAGGGCCACCGACGCGCTCGGCCTCGAATTCCTGGTCCGCCGAGCGAACGAAGCCGGCCTGTCCGCCGTCCTCAAAACCCCCGAAGGCCGTCAGGTCGCGTTGAGCTAG